The Microtus pennsylvanicus isolate mMicPen1 chromosome 19, mMicPen1.hap1, whole genome shotgun sequence genome includes a region encoding these proteins:
- the Mios gene encoding GATOR2 complex protein MIOS — MSGTKPDILWAPHQVDRFVVCDSELSLYHVESAVNSELKAGSLRLSEDSAATLLSINSDTPYMKCVAWYLNYDPECLLAVGQANGRVVLTSLGQDHNSKFKDLIGKEFVPKHARQCNTLAWNPLDSNWLAAGLDKHRADFSVLIWDICSKYTPDIVPMEKVRLSAGEAETTLLVTKPLYELGQNDACLSLCWLPRDQKLLLAGMHRNLAIFDLRNTSQKMFVNTKAVQGVTVDPYFHDRVASFYEGQVAIWDLRKFEKPVLTLTEQPKPLTKVAWCPTRTGLLATLTRDSNIIRLYDMQHTPTPIGDETEPTIIERSVQPCDNYIASFAWHPTSQNRMIVVTPNRTMSDFTVFERISLAWSPITSLMWACGRHLYECAEEESDNSLEKDIATKMRLRALSRYGLDTEQVWRNHILAGNEDPQLKSLWYTLHFMKQYTEDMDQKSPGNKGSLVYAGIKSIVKSSLGMVESSRHNWSGLDKQTDIQNLNEERILALQLCGWVKKGTDVDVGPFLNSLVQEGEWERAAAVALFNLDIRRAIQILNEGASSEKGDLNLNVVAMALSGYTDEKNSLWREMCSTLRLQLNNPYLCVMFAFLTSEAGAYDGVLYENKVAVRDRVAFACKFLGDTQLNKYIEKLTNEMKEAGNLEGILLTGLTKDGVDLMESYVDRTGDVQTASYCMLQGSPLDVLKDERVQYWIENYRNLLDAWRFWHKRAEFDIHRSKLDPSSKPLAQVFVSCNFCGKSISYSCSSVPHQGRGFSQYGVSGSPTKSKVTSCPGCRKPLPRCALCLINMGTPVSSCPGGSKSDEKVDLSKDKKLAQFNNWFTWCHNCRHGGHAGHMLSWFRDHAECPVSACTCKCMQLDTTGNLVPAETVQP, encoded by the exons ATGAGTGGTACCAAGCCTGATATTTTGTGGGCACCACACCAGGTTGATAGATTTGTTGTATGTGACTCAGAACTGAGCCTTTATCATGTGGAATCGGCTGTGAATTCAGAACTTAAAGCTGGATCATTACGTTTGTCTGAAGACTCTGCAGCTACATTACTGTCAATAAATTCAGATACACCCTATATGAAATGTGTTGCATGGTATCTCAATTATGATCCTGAATGTCTCCTAGCAGTTGGACAAGCAAATGGTCGAGTTGTACTTACAAGTCTTGGTCAAGATCATAATTCTAAGTTTAAAGATTTGATAGGAAAAGAATTTGTCCCAAAACATGCTCGACAATGCAATACCCTTGCATGGAATCCACTGGATAGTAACTGGCTTGCTGCTGGTCTGGACAAGCACAGAGCTGACTTTTCAGTTCTGATATGGGATATCTGCAGCAAATATACTCCTGATATTGTTCCCATGGAAAAAGTGAGACTTTCAGCAGGTGAAGCTGAAACAACACTATTAGTAACAAAACCACTGTATGAGTTAGGACAAAATGATGCTTGTCTATCTCTTTGTTGGCTTCCACGAGACCAGAAACTTCTCCTTGCTGGCATGCATCGTAACCTAGCCATATTTGATCTTCGGAACACAAGCCAGAAGATGTTTGTAAATACAAAAGCTGTTCAAGGAGTGACAGTAGACCCATACTTCCATGATCGTGTTGCTTCCTTCTATGAAGGTCAGGTTGCAATATGGGATCTTAGAAAATTTGAGAAGCCAGTTTTGACTTTGACTGAGCAGCCAAAGCCCTTGACGAAAGTAGCATGGTGTCCAACTAGGACAGGTCTGCTTGCTACTTTAACAAGGGATAGTAATATTATTAGGCTGTATGATATGCAGCATACACCTACGCCCATTGGGGATGAAACTGAGCCCACAATAATTGAAAGAAGTGTGCAACCTTGTGACAATTACATTGCTTCCTTTGCATGGCATCCAACGAGTCAAAATCGAATGATAGTTGTAACTCCCAACCGAACAATGTCTGACTTCACTGTTTTTGAAAGGATATCTCTTGCCTGGAGCCCAATTACCTCTTTAATGTGGGCTTGTGGCCGTCATTTGTATGAATGTGCGGAAGAAGAAAGTGACAATTCCTTAGAAAAAGATATAGCAACAAAAATGCGCCTCCGGGCTTTATCAAGGTATGGACTTGATACAGAGCAGGTATGGAGAAACCACATTTTAGCTGGAAATGAAGACCCACAACTCAAGTCACTCTGGTATACTCTGCACT TTATGAAGCAGTATACAGAAGATATGGATCAAAAATCTCCAGGCAACAAAGGATCATTGGTTTATGCAGGAATTAAATCAATAGTAAAATCATCTTTGG GAATGGTGGAAAGCAGCAGACATAATTGGAGTGGCTTGGACAAACAAACTGATATTCAGAACTTAAACGAAGAGAGGATTTTAGCATTACAACTTTGTGGGTGGGTAAAGAAAGGAACGGATGTAGATGTGGGACCATTTTTGAACTCTCTTGTGCAAGAAGGAGAATGGGAAAGAGCTGCTGCAGTGGCTTTGTTCAACCTGGATATTCGGCGAGCAATCCAAATCCTGAATGAAGGGGCATCTTCAGAAAAAG GAGATCTGAATCTCAATGTGGTAGCAATGGCTTTATCAGGGTATACGGACGAGAAGAACTCTCTTTGGAGAGAGATGTGCAGCACACTGCGGTTGCAGCTCAACAACCCCTATCTCTGTGTCATGTTTGCATTTCTGACCAGCGAAGCAGGAGCTTATGATGGAGTTTTG TATGAGAACAAAGTTGCAGTGCGTGACAGAGTGGCATTCGCTTGTAAATTCCTTGGTGACACTCAG ttaaataaatacattgaaaAGCTGACCAATGAAATGAAAGAGGCTGGCAATTTGGAAGGAATCTTGCTTACAGGCCTCACTAAAGATGGAGTGGACTTGATGGAGAGCTACGTGGATAGAACTGGAGACGTCCAGACAGCAAGCTACTGCATGTTACAG ggTTCACCTTTAGATGTTCTTAAAGATGAAAGGGTTCAATATTGGATTGAGAATTACAGAAACTTATTAGATGCTTGGAGGTTTTGGCACAAACGAGCTGAATTTGATATACATAGGAGTAAATTGGATCCCAGTTCCAAGCCATTAGCACAG GTGTTTGTGAGTTGTAATTTTTGTGGCAAATCAATCTCCTACAGCTGTTCCTCAGTGCCTCATCAGGGCAGAGGCTTTAGTCAATATGGTGTGAGTGGCTCACCAACAAAATCGAAAGTCACAAGTTGTCCTGGCTGTCGGAAACCCCTTCCTCGGTGTGCACTTTGCCTCATTAATATGGGAACGCCTGTTTCCAGCTGTCCTG